One genomic segment of Mesoterricola silvestris includes these proteins:
- a CDS encoding CAP domain-containing protein, whose protein sequence is MFRSLAAAMLSALCLWGQAAPRSTPDEIAVVREINKIRRFPREYAKYLRALGLRFEGTLWRLADHVPIRTQEGRAAVIEAAEFLERVEPVTALIAYDENLHLAARDHVADQGPTGETGHIGTDGSRPSQRMRRHGEPGSLTGEVINYGLETPRMTVIQLVIDDGVKDRGHRHNLFNPAFRAAGAAIGDHKAYGTMVVVDLADTFTPKEKP, encoded by the coding sequence ATGTTCCGTTCCCTGGCGGCGGCGATGCTGTCGGCCCTGTGCCTCTGGGGCCAGGCCGCTCCGCGATCCACCCCCGACGAGATCGCCGTCGTGCGGGAGATCAACAAGATCCGCCGCTTCCCCCGGGAGTATGCCAAGTACCTGCGGGCCCTCGGGCTGCGCTTCGAGGGCACCCTCTGGCGCCTCGCCGACCACGTGCCGATCCGCACCCAGGAGGGGCGGGCCGCGGTGATCGAGGCCGCCGAGTTCCTGGAGCGGGTGGAGCCGGTGACGGCCCTCATCGCCTACGACGAGAACCTCCACCTCGCCGCCCGGGACCACGTGGCGGACCAGGGCCCCACGGGGGAGACGGGCCACATCGGCACCGACGGCTCCAGGCCCTCCCAGCGCATGCGGCGGCACGGCGAGCCCGGGTCCCTCACCGGGGAGGTGATCAACTACGGACTGGAGACCCCCCGGATGACCGTGATCCAGCTGGTCATCGACGACGGCGTGAAGGACCGGGGCCACCGGCACAACCTGTTCAACCCCGCGTTCCGGGCCGCCGGGGCCGCCATCGGGGACCACAAGGCCTACGGCACCATGGTGGTGGTGGACCTGGCCGACACCTTCACGCCCAAAGAGAAGCCGTGA